Sequence from the Sphingomonas koreensis genome:
GAACTCGGCGACCGCGCCGACCCCGGCGATACCGATGATCCAGGGGTTGGCGAGGACGTCGAGCGCCTTCAATTGCTGGGGCAGCTCGACCCAGCCGGTATGCATCGCGAGACCGACGGCGAAGACGCAGAGGTAAAGCCGCCAGCCTGCGAGCAGGCTGATGCTGGCGGCCAGCCCGATGATCTCGACCGCGCCCATCGCGCGCCGGATCTCAGCTTGCGGGCTTGGGCGCGGGTTTCCGCGCAGCGGGCTTCCGGGTCGGGGCCTTCCGCGTCGCGCCAGCCTTCAACGGAGCAGCGGGTTTGGGTGCCGCTTTCGCGGAAGTCTTTGCTGCGGGTTTGGCGGCGGCAGTCTTCGGCTCGGCAGCGGTCTTTGCAGGCGCCTTGACCGGAGCGCTGCGAGTCGGCCCAGCCTTGAGCGGCGCGGCCGGCTTGGCGCGGGTCGAAGCACGGGGTTTCGCAGGCGCTCGAGCCGGGGCGGCGGCCGGAGCCGCGGGGGCTGGGGCGGGGCGTTCGGCGAGCTTGCTGGTGATCTTTTCCGCGGCGCGCGCGGCGACCACGGTGGCGAGCGTCGCGGCTGTCTTGCCCAGAGCCTCGGCGGTGGTGGTCTTGTCCTTTGCCTTGCCCCCGTCGCCGACCGCATCGTCGGCAGGCTTGCCCTGGTTGCGGACATTGGCGGCAAGCGCGACGAGGCCAGCCGCGACCAGATCGCCGACCATCGGGTTTTTGATCAGGTCGAGCAGCTTTGCGCCCTGCTTGCGCAGTTCCTTGGGCAGCTCGATCCCCGCGACGGACTTGGGCAGCTTGCCTGCCTTTGCCGACTTGCTCTTCTTTGCCTTGGCCATCCGCGGGTCTCCTGTCGTGTTACAGGAGCGTCACACTAACCGGCGGCGGCGTCAATCTTTCGCGTCAATCGTTGAAAACGCGCGCGAAAATCGTGTCGACCTGGCGGAAGTGGTAATCGAGGTCGAATTTCTCCTCGATCTCCTGCGCCGAAAGCGCCGCGGTGACTTCAGGATCGGCCTTGAGCAGTTCGAGCAGCGACAGCTCGCCGTCGCTTTCCCACACCTTCATCGCGTTGCGCTGGACCAGGCGATAGCTGTCCTCGCGCGACACGCCGGCCTGGGTCAGCGCGAGCAGCACGCGCTGCGAATGGACGAGGCCGCCCATCCGGTCGAGATTCTTCTGCATCCGCGCAGGATAGACCAGCAGCTTGTCGATCACTCCGGTGAGTCGCGCGAGCGCGAAGTCGAGCGTGATCGTCGCGTCCGGGCCGATGTAACGCTCGACCGAGGAGTGGCTGATATCGCGCTCGTGCCACAGCGCCACATTCTCCATCGCGGGAATGGTCGCACTGCGCACCATGCGGGCGAGGCCGGTGAGGTTTTCGGTCAGCACCGGGTTGCGCTTGTGCGGCATTGCCGACGAACCCTTCTGGCCCGGCGAGAAATATTCCTCGGCCTCCAGAACTTCGGTGCGCTGAAGGTGGCGGACCTCGACCGCGAGGCGCTCGATCGAGCTTGCGATCACGCCGAGCGTGGCGAAGAACATCGCATGTCGATCGCGCGGGATGACCTGAGTCGAGACCGGCTCGACCGCGAGGCCCAGCTTCTCCGCGACATGCGCTTCGACGCGCGGGTCGATATTGGCGAAGGTGCCGACCGCGCCGGAGATGGCACAGGTCGCGATGTCGGCGCGCGCGGCCTGCAGGCGCGCCTTGTTGCGCGCGAACTCGGCATAGGCTTCGGCCATCTTGAGGCCGAAGGTCACCGGCTCGGCATGGATGCCGTGGCTGCGGCCGATGGTCGGGGTCAGCTTGTGCTCATAGGCGCGGCGCTTGAGCACCTCGAGCAGCTGGTCGAGATCGTCGAGCAGGATGTCGGACGCGCGGACGAGCTGCACCGACAGGCAGGTGTCGAGCACGTCGGAGCTGGTCATGCCCTGATGCATGAAGCGCGCCTCGTCGCCGACATTCTCCGCCACCCAGGTCAGGAAGGCGATGACGTCATGCTTGGTGACGGCCTCGATCGCGTCGATCGCGGCGACGTCGATCTGCGGCTTGGTCGCCCACCAGTCCCACAGCGCCTTGGCTGCGCTCTTGGGCACCACGCCAAGGTCGGCCAGCGCCTCGGTCGCATGCGCCTCGATCTCGAACCAGATGCCGAAGCGGGTTTCGGGCGACCAGATCGCGGTCATAGCGGGGCGGGAATAGCGGGGGACCATGGTATGCCTTTCGTGCTGCGCGGGCGCCACTAGCAAAGCAGCCGCGCCGCGGCAAACCGGCCCGCTCTGCAAATAACCCCAACCATTTCATCCCGAATTCACCACGGGTGTGCGGTGAGTTGAGGCTATTCGTCGTCAAATCGATCTCGGAGAAAATAAACTATGGAACGTGACAAATATACAACGGGTTAAGTGCTCGCAGATCAACGACTCGATCCAGGCTTCTCAAGTGAGTAGTCGATGGAGTGAATTAGGAGATAATCCATGATTAAATCCATTCTTCTTGCAAGCGCGGTGATGATTTCGGTTCCGGCAATTGCGCAGGAGGTTCCTGCGCAGGAAGCGCCGCCGGCGCCGGCTGAACAGCCGGCTAAGCCCGCCGAGGCTCCGGTCGCGACCGAACAGCCCGCCGAGACCGCTCAGCAGCCGCAGGAGGCGACTCCCGCTGAACCAACGGCCCCCGCCGAACAGTCCGCGCGGACAGCCGAGCAGCAGCCTGCGCCCCAGGGCCAGCAGCCGGCGAACGCGACCCAGATTGCGGCAGTCGTTGATCAGGGTTTCCCAACCTATGACAAGGATGCTGACGGCAATTTGAAGGCGGAGGAATTCAACAGCTGGATGGTCGCGCTGCGATCGGCGAGCGAGCCTGCCTTCAAGGGCGAATCCGCGGCCGACAAACAGTGGCTGAGCGCTGCGCTCACCCAGGCCGACGCCGACAAGTCGGGTGCTGTGAACAAGGATGAGCTCAAGACCTTTCTGACGCCCGCCTCGGCTTCGTAAGCGCTAGCGCGTCAGGGCGGGAACCTCGCATCTCCCGCCCCGCGGCCGCCGGACTCGGGTCCGGCGGCCGTCTCGCTGTGCGTATGAATCGTGCCGTCACCCGGCCTTGTCGCCGGCTACATCAATCCCATCGACCTCAGGCTCGAATGCCCTTCGGTGCCGATGATGATGTGGTCATGGACGGCGATGCCGAGCCGCTTGCCGGCCTCGACCACGTTGCGCGTCAGCTCGATATCGGCGCGGCTGGGGGCTGGGTCGCCGCTCGGATGGTTGTGGACCAGGATAATCGCTGCCGATCCCAGGTCGATCGCTCGCCGGATCACTTCACGAACATAAACCGGTGCCTCGTCCACCGACCCTTCCTGCATCAGCTCGTCGCGGATCAGAATGTTACGACTGTTCATATGCAGCACGCGTACCCGCTCGATCGCGTGATGCGCCATGTCGGCGCGGAGGTAGTCGAGTAAAGCCTGCCAGTTGGCGAGCACCGGCCGCGCCGCGACCTCGCCGCGCAAGAGGCGCAACGCGGCCGTATGTGCGATCTTGAGCGCGGCGATGGAGGTTTCGCCCATGCCCGGCACCCGCGCAATCGCCTTGGCATCGGCGGTGAGCAGTCCGGCGATTCCGCCGAATTCGTGAATCAGCGTCTTGGCCAGCGGCTTGGTATCGCGACGGGGAATCGCCAGGGCGAGCAGATACTCGATCAGCTCGTGATCGAGCAGCCCGTCACCATCTGTCAGCAAGCGCTGGCGCAGGCGCGCGCGATGCCCGGTCCCGTCGGTGATTCCCTCGCTATCGGATGCGCCCATATAGAGAGCCTATCCGGCACGCGACCGGCAGGGAAGGGGCGGCTTCGGCCCGGCTTCATGTGACCGCGATATTGCACTGCGGTTGACTCGGGGCACCCCCCTTTCTAAAGCGCGCGTGCCTTGGCGGGCTCGCCGCTCGGTACATGCGTTAAGCCTAGTGTCACAGGCACTCAGGAGAGACGATATGACCGAAAACGAGCCCGGACTGGACCCCCTCAAGGAGGATGCGCGCGTCACTTCGCTCAACGAGCGGCTGGCACGGGCACAATCCGAAGAGGCGATCCGCAAGGGCGAGGGCGACGGGGAAAGCGGGCGTAACTATCGTCTGGGCAACCGGGTTCTTGCCGAGCTGATCGGCGGGCTGTTGGGAGGCGGGGTGATCGGGTGGACGCTCGATTATTTCCTCGGCACCTCTCCCTGGCTCCTGCTGGTGATGTTGACCCTTGGGGTCGTCAGCGCCTTCAGGAACATCATTCGGATTTCGAACCAGCGCTCGAAATGACTTTCGGGCGCTTCGGTTACATGGGAAGCGGACGTGGCTGAAGAAGCAGGCAAGATCGACCCGATGCACCAGTTCGAGGTGCAGTCGATCGCCGACATGTTCAATGTCGGTGGACATCAGATCGCCTTCACCAACAGCGCGCTGTGGCTGATCGCGGCAGCGGCGCTGTTGTGGGTCTTCATGCTCGGCGGGATGAAGCGTCAGGTCGTGCCGGGCCGCTGGCAGATGGCGGTTGAGGGCTTTACCGGCTTCATCGACAAGCTGCTTGAGGCGAATATCGGCAAGGAAGGGCGCAAGTTCCTTCCCTATGTTTTCTCGCTGTTCATGTTCATCTTGTTCGCCAACATCGTCGGCCTGCTTCCGCTGGGCCTGATTCCCGGCGTGCACCCCTTCACTGCGACCAGCCACTTCACCGTCACCGGCGTGCTGGCGATCCTGTCCTTCTCGATCGTGCTGATCGTCGGTTTCGGCAAGCATGGTCTGCGATTCTTCAAGCTGTTCGTGCCCCATGGCACCCCGATTCCGGTTCTGCTGCTGGTGGTGCCGATCGAGATGGTGTCGTTCATGGTGCGGCCGTTCAGCCTGGCGCTGCGACTCTTCGTCGCGATGACCGCGGGCCATATCCTGCTCAAGGTACTGGCCGGCTTCATCATCATGTCGGGCCCGACCGGCTGGGCGATCCCGGTGGGCGCGGCCAGCTTCGCGCTGATGATCGGCGTTTCGGCGCTCGAACTGCTGGTGGCGGGCGTGCAGGCCTATGTCTTCGCGCTGCTTACCTCGCTCTACATCAACGATGCCGTGCACCTGCACGAACATCATTGATCCGTTTTCCGTTGAACCACTGAACTTTTAGAACTGGAGTTAGAATCATGGACGCAGAAGCAGCAAAGCTCCTCGGTGCAGGTCTCGCGGCGGTTGGCGCCGGCCTCGCGGCGCTGGGCGTGGGCGCGGTGTTCGCCGCCTTCCTGCAGGGTGCGCTGCGCAACCCGGGTGCGGCCGCTGGCCAGCAGGGCAACATGTTCATCGGCTTCGCGGCCGCCGAGCTTCTCGGTCTGCTCGCGTTCGTCGTTGCAGTCCTGCTGATCTTCGTCGCCTAACACTCGTCTGAACTTCCACGCCGGGCGGGGAACCGTCCGGCGGCGGAAGGGGAATTCCGATGCCTCAGATATCCCAGCTCGCCGCAACCTATGCGTCGCAGATCTTCTGGCTTCTGCTGACCTTCGGCTTCGTCTTCTTCGTCATCGGCCTGGGCATGGTGCCCAAGGTGCAGGGGACGATCGACAGCCGTGACAAGTCGGTGGCCGATGATCTCGCTGCTGCCGAAGCCGCGCGCGCCCAGGCCGATGCGGCCGAGGAAACCTGGCGGCAGCAGGAGAACGCGGCGCGCGAGCAGGCGCAG
This genomic interval carries:
- the purB gene encoding adenylosuccinate lyase, whose product is MVPRYSRPAMTAIWSPETRFGIWFEIEAHATEALADLGVVPKSAAKALWDWWATKPQIDVAAIDAIEAVTKHDVIAFLTWVAENVGDEARFMHQGMTSSDVLDTCLSVQLVRASDILLDDLDQLLEVLKRRAYEHKLTPTIGRSHGIHAEPVTFGLKMAEAYAEFARNKARLQAARADIATCAISGAVGTFANIDPRVEAHVAEKLGLAVEPVSTQVIPRDRHAMFFATLGVIASSIERLAVEVRHLQRTEVLEAEEYFSPGQKGSSAMPHKRNPVLTENLTGLARMVRSATIPAMENVALWHERDISHSSVERYIGPDATITLDFALARLTGVIDKLLVYPARMQKNLDRMGGLVHSQRVLLALTQAGVSREDSYRLVQRNAMKVWESDGELSLLELLKADPEVTAALSAQEIEEKFDLDYHFRQVDTIFARVFND
- the radC gene encoding RadC family protein, coding for MGASDSEGITDGTGHRARLRQRLLTDGDGLLDHELIEYLLALAIPRRDTKPLAKTLIHEFGGIAGLLTADAKAIARVPGMGETSIAALKIAHTAALRLLRGEVAARPVLANWQALLDYLRADMAHHAIERVRVLHMNSRNILIRDELMQEGSVDEAPVYVREVIRRAIDLGSAAIILVHNHPSGDPAPSRADIELTRNVVEAGKRLGIAVHDHIIIGTEGHSSLRSMGLM
- a CDS encoding AtpZ/AtpI family protein, which encodes MTENEPGLDPLKEDARVTSLNERLARAQSEEAIRKGEGDGESGRNYRLGNRVLAELIGGLLGGGVIGWTLDYFLGTSPWLLLVMLTLGVVSAFRNIIRISNQRSK
- a CDS encoding F0F1 ATP synthase subunit A yields the protein MHQFEVQSIADMFNVGGHQIAFTNSALWLIAAAALLWVFMLGGMKRQVVPGRWQMAVEGFTGFIDKLLEANIGKEGRKFLPYVFSLFMFILFANIVGLLPLGLIPGVHPFTATSHFTVTGVLAILSFSIVLIVGFGKHGLRFFKLFVPHGTPIPVLLLVVPIEMVSFMVRPFSLALRLFVAMTAGHILLKVLAGFIIMSGPTGWAIPVGAASFALMIGVSALELLVAGVQAYVFALLTSLYINDAVHLHEHH